One segment of Pempheris klunzingeri isolate RE-2024b chromosome 20, fPemKlu1.hap1, whole genome shotgun sequence DNA contains the following:
- the rhbdf1b gene encoding inactive rhomboid protein 1 isoform X2, producing MTHTLNPSWSSLDRGTADWFGVSKDSDSTQRWRRKSLQHCSHLYGGLKPQVMREMELHSQDNLSLASTETPPPLYLPSHHPSHHHYGMQRIVDPLARGRAFRMVEEVDGISVPQTPITPGTASLCSFSSSRSALNRLPRRRKRESVAVMSLKAAAALMKGRTLGDSTAGRCRRRSFMPPSFFEDDTADFPDELDTSFFTRDGLQDELSTYTDEVFETPSEAALKQLDEGDLTGSALDKNELERSHLMLPLERGWRKAKDVSLVQPKVRLKQEVVSVNSHQQRGQRIVVPVKKLFAREKRPYGLGMVGRLTNRTYRKRIDSFVKRQIEDMDDHRPFFSYWITFVHLLITILAVTIYGIAPVGFSQHETVDSVLRNKGVYENVKFVQQQNFWVGPSSEALIHLGAKFSPCMRQDQEIHKLIQEKRARERESGCCVRNDRSGCLQTLQEECSSTLAVWVKWPQHPSAPSLNGTLRQHGSVCHQDPRICLEPASVSPHEWPDDITKWPVCTRYNSGNHTNLPHIDCTITGRPCCIGTKGRCEITSREYCDFMHGYFHEEATLCSQVACMDDVCGLLPFLNQEIPDQFSRLWLSLFLHAGILHCLVSALFQMTVLRDLEKLAGWLRISIIYMLSGITGNLASAIFLPYRAEVGPAGSQFGILACLFVELFQSWQILERPWRAFAKLLAISVFFFSFGLLPWIDNFAHICGFVSGFFLSFAFLPYISFGRSDMYRKRVQICVFLMVFLGLLSALAVLFYVYPVKCDWCEYITCIPITDKFCEKYDLNAHLL from the exons ATGACCCACACCCTGAACCCTTCCTGGAGCTCTCTGGACAG GGGTACGGCGGACTGGTTTGGTGTGAGCAAAGACAGCGACAGCACCCAgcgatggaggaggaagagcctgcagcactgcagccaTCTGTACGGGGGTCTAAAGCCGCAGGTGATGAGGGAGATGGAGCTCCACAGCCAGGACAACCTCTCCCTGGCCAGCACTgagaccccccctcccctctacCTCCCGTCCCACCACCCCAGTCACCACCACTATGGCATGCAGAGG ATCGTAGACCCCCTGGCCCGGGGTCGAGCCTTTCGCATGGTGGAAGAGGTAGACGGCATCAGTGTCCCGCAAACTCCCATCACGCCAGGCACAGCCTCGCTCTGCTCCTTTTCCAGCTCCCGCTCCGCCCTCAACCGGTTGCCACGACGACGCAAACGGGAGTCTGTCGCAGTCATGAGTCtcaaggctgcagcagcactaaTGAAG GGCAGGACATTGGGCGACAGCACCGCCGGGCGATGTCGCAGGCGGAGTTTCATGCCTCCCAGTTTCTTTGAAGACGACACCGCTGACTTCCCGGATGAGCTGGACACTTCCTTCTTCACCAGA GACGGCCTGCAGGACGAGCTGTCCACCTACACTGACGAAGTTTTTGAGACACCGTCTGAGGCTGCCCTCAAACAGCTGGATGAGGGCGATCTAACCGGGAGCGCGCTGGACAAGAACGAACTGGAGAGGAGCCACCTCATGCT GCCCTTAGAGAGAGGATGGCGGAAGGCAAAAGATGTCTCTCTGGTCCAACCTAAGGTGCgtctgaaacaggaagtggtgagCGTCAACAGCCATCAGCAGCGGGGGCAAAGGATCGTGGTTCCCGTTAAGAAGCTCTTTGCCAGAGAGAAGAGGCCCTACGGGCTCGGCATGGTCGGCCGTCTCACCAACCGGACGTACCGCAAGCGCATCGACAGCTTCGTCAAAAGGCAGATTGAGGACATGGATGATCACAG gccttttttttcctactgGATCACATTTGTCCATTTGCTCATCACCATTCTGGCCGTCACCATCTACGGCATCGCCCCGGTCGGATTCTCGCAGCACGAAACCGTCGACTCT gTGTTGAGGAACAAGGGAGTTTATGAAAACGTTAAGTTTGTGCAACAACAAAACTTCTGGGTGGGCCCAAGCTCG GAGGCGCTGATCCACCTGGGAGCCAAGTTTTCGCCGTGCATGCGTCAAGACCAAGAGATCCACAAACTGATCCAGGAGaagagggcgagagagagagagtccggCTGCTGCGTGAGGAACGATCGCTCCGGCTGCCTGCAGACGTTACAGGAGGAGTGTTCG AGTACCCTGGCAGTGTGGGTGAAGTGGCCTCAGCACCCCAGTGCTCCCTCTCTGAACGGTACCCTACGGCAGCATGGTTCAGTCTGCCACCAGGACCCCAG AATTTGCCTGGAGCCCGCCTCAGTTTCACCTCATGAGTGGCCTGACGATATCACCAAGTGGCCG GTTTGTACGAGGTACAACTCTGGGAATCACACCAACCTCCCCCACATAGACTGCACCATCACAGGCCGGCCCTGCTGCATCGGAACCAAAGGACG ATGTGAAATCACTTCAAGAGAGTACTGTGACTTCATGCACGGCTACTTCCACGAGGAGGCTACCCTCTGCTCGCAG GTTGCCTGCATGGACGACGTGTGTGGTTTGCTGCCTTTCCTCAACCAGGAGATCCCAGACCAGTTCTCCCGGCTCTggctgtctctctttcttcatgcAGG gATCCTGCACTGCCTCGTGTCGGCGTTGTTCCAGATGACGGTTCTGAGGGACTTGGAGaagctggctggctggctgagaATCTCCATCATCTACATGCTAAGCGGCATCACCGGCAACTTGGCCTCAGCCATCTTCCTGCCCTACAGGGCGGAG gtgGGTCCTGCAGGCAGCCAGTTCGGCATCCTGGCCTGTCTGTTCGTGGAGCTCTTTCAGAGCTGGCAGATCCTGGAGCGACCGTGGCGGGCGTTCGCCAAGCTGCTGGCCAtctcagtcttcttcttctccttcggTTTGCTCCCTTGGATCGACAACTTTGCCCACATCTGCGGCTTTGTGTCGGGATTTTTCCTGTCCTTCGCATTCCTGCCGTACATCAG CTTTGGGCGCTCTGACATGTACCGGAAGCGGGTCCAGATCTGCGTCTTCCTGATGGTCTTCCTGGGTCTGCTCTCCGCCCTGGCCGTCCTCTTCTACGTCTACCCAGTGAAGTGCGACTGGTGCGAGTACATCACCTGCATCCCAATCACGGACAAGTTCTGCGAGAAGTACGACCTGAACGCGCACCTCCTCTGA
- the rhbdf1b gene encoding inactive rhomboid protein 1 isoform X1: protein MDEPGSRNSSLQRKKPPWLKLDIPTIQLTPDDTPTLTQPVKRLRSVSMPGENPQTCIAALETSNNYLRPPLERLPSFTNSIKRGTADWFGVSKDSDSTQRWRRKSLQHCSHLYGGLKPQVMREMELHSQDNLSLASTETPPPLYLPSHHPSHHHYGMQRIVDPLARGRAFRMVEEVDGISVPQTPITPGTASLCSFSSSRSALNRLPRRRKRESVAVMSLKAAAALMKGRTLGDSTAGRCRRRSFMPPSFFEDDTADFPDELDTSFFTRDGLQDELSTYTDEVFETPSEAALKQLDEGDLTGSALDKNELERSHLMLPLERGWRKAKDVSLVQPKVRLKQEVVSVNSHQQRGQRIVVPVKKLFAREKRPYGLGMVGRLTNRTYRKRIDSFVKRQIEDMDDHRPFFSYWITFVHLLITILAVTIYGIAPVGFSQHETVDSVLRNKGVYENVKFVQQQNFWVGPSSEALIHLGAKFSPCMRQDQEIHKLIQEKRARERESGCCVRNDRSGCLQTLQEECSSTLAVWVKWPQHPSAPSLNGTLRQHGSVCHQDPRICLEPASVSPHEWPDDITKWPVCTRYNSGNHTNLPHIDCTITGRPCCIGTKGRCEITSREYCDFMHGYFHEEATLCSQVACMDDVCGLLPFLNQEIPDQFSRLWLSLFLHAGILHCLVSALFQMTVLRDLEKLAGWLRISIIYMLSGITGNLASAIFLPYRAEVGPAGSQFGILACLFVELFQSWQILERPWRAFAKLLAISVFFFSFGLLPWIDNFAHICGFVSGFFLSFAFLPYISFGRSDMYRKRVQICVFLMVFLGLLSALAVLFYVYPVKCDWCEYITCIPITDKFCEKYDLNAHLL from the exons GGGTACGGCGGACTGGTTTGGTGTGAGCAAAGACAGCGACAGCACCCAgcgatggaggaggaagagcctgcagcactgcagccaTCTGTACGGGGGTCTAAAGCCGCAGGTGATGAGGGAGATGGAGCTCCACAGCCAGGACAACCTCTCCCTGGCCAGCACTgagaccccccctcccctctacCTCCCGTCCCACCACCCCAGTCACCACCACTATGGCATGCAGAGG ATCGTAGACCCCCTGGCCCGGGGTCGAGCCTTTCGCATGGTGGAAGAGGTAGACGGCATCAGTGTCCCGCAAACTCCCATCACGCCAGGCACAGCCTCGCTCTGCTCCTTTTCCAGCTCCCGCTCCGCCCTCAACCGGTTGCCACGACGACGCAAACGGGAGTCTGTCGCAGTCATGAGTCtcaaggctgcagcagcactaaTGAAG GGCAGGACATTGGGCGACAGCACCGCCGGGCGATGTCGCAGGCGGAGTTTCATGCCTCCCAGTTTCTTTGAAGACGACACCGCTGACTTCCCGGATGAGCTGGACACTTCCTTCTTCACCAGA GACGGCCTGCAGGACGAGCTGTCCACCTACACTGACGAAGTTTTTGAGACACCGTCTGAGGCTGCCCTCAAACAGCTGGATGAGGGCGATCTAACCGGGAGCGCGCTGGACAAGAACGAACTGGAGAGGAGCCACCTCATGCT GCCCTTAGAGAGAGGATGGCGGAAGGCAAAAGATGTCTCTCTGGTCCAACCTAAGGTGCgtctgaaacaggaagtggtgagCGTCAACAGCCATCAGCAGCGGGGGCAAAGGATCGTGGTTCCCGTTAAGAAGCTCTTTGCCAGAGAGAAGAGGCCCTACGGGCTCGGCATGGTCGGCCGTCTCACCAACCGGACGTACCGCAAGCGCATCGACAGCTTCGTCAAAAGGCAGATTGAGGACATGGATGATCACAG gccttttttttcctactgGATCACATTTGTCCATTTGCTCATCACCATTCTGGCCGTCACCATCTACGGCATCGCCCCGGTCGGATTCTCGCAGCACGAAACCGTCGACTCT gTGTTGAGGAACAAGGGAGTTTATGAAAACGTTAAGTTTGTGCAACAACAAAACTTCTGGGTGGGCCCAAGCTCG GAGGCGCTGATCCACCTGGGAGCCAAGTTTTCGCCGTGCATGCGTCAAGACCAAGAGATCCACAAACTGATCCAGGAGaagagggcgagagagagagagtccggCTGCTGCGTGAGGAACGATCGCTCCGGCTGCCTGCAGACGTTACAGGAGGAGTGTTCG AGTACCCTGGCAGTGTGGGTGAAGTGGCCTCAGCACCCCAGTGCTCCCTCTCTGAACGGTACCCTACGGCAGCATGGTTCAGTCTGCCACCAGGACCCCAG AATTTGCCTGGAGCCCGCCTCAGTTTCACCTCATGAGTGGCCTGACGATATCACCAAGTGGCCG GTTTGTACGAGGTACAACTCTGGGAATCACACCAACCTCCCCCACATAGACTGCACCATCACAGGCCGGCCCTGCTGCATCGGAACCAAAGGACG ATGTGAAATCACTTCAAGAGAGTACTGTGACTTCATGCACGGCTACTTCCACGAGGAGGCTACCCTCTGCTCGCAG GTTGCCTGCATGGACGACGTGTGTGGTTTGCTGCCTTTCCTCAACCAGGAGATCCCAGACCAGTTCTCCCGGCTCTggctgtctctctttcttcatgcAGG gATCCTGCACTGCCTCGTGTCGGCGTTGTTCCAGATGACGGTTCTGAGGGACTTGGAGaagctggctggctggctgagaATCTCCATCATCTACATGCTAAGCGGCATCACCGGCAACTTGGCCTCAGCCATCTTCCTGCCCTACAGGGCGGAG gtgGGTCCTGCAGGCAGCCAGTTCGGCATCCTGGCCTGTCTGTTCGTGGAGCTCTTTCAGAGCTGGCAGATCCTGGAGCGACCGTGGCGGGCGTTCGCCAAGCTGCTGGCCAtctcagtcttcttcttctccttcggTTTGCTCCCTTGGATCGACAACTTTGCCCACATCTGCGGCTTTGTGTCGGGATTTTTCCTGTCCTTCGCATTCCTGCCGTACATCAG CTTTGGGCGCTCTGACATGTACCGGAAGCGGGTCCAGATCTGCGTCTTCCTGATGGTCTTCCTGGGTCTGCTCTCCGCCCTGGCCGTCCTCTTCTACGTCTACCCAGTGAAGTGCGACTGGTGCGAGTACATCACCTGCATCCCAATCACGGACAAGTTCTGCGAGAAGTACGACCTGAACGCGCACCTCCTCTGA